The genomic DNA AACCCGCTAAAATCGAAGTTCGGTAGATATCGCATTGTTGATAAGTATCTGAATTTTTGGTTTTATTATGTTTATAAAAATTACTCATTGTTAGAAATTTCAAATCAAGAAGCCGTTTTAAACGAAATCAAACTAAACTTTTATGATAAATTTGTTAGTTTCGCGTTTGAAGACGTGGTTAAAGAGATGATTTTGGATAATCCAAAAGAGCTTATAGGCTTCATTCCAACAAAAGTCGGACGCTGGTGGGACAACAAAAATGAGATTGATCTAGTCGCTCTCGGCGAGAAAAATATATGTTTTATCGAGTGCAAATGGCAAAACAACGCGCATACTCAAAAGGTTTTATCTCATCTTGTAGAAAAATCAAAAAATCTTATAAATGACAAAATACCTAGCTATAAAGTATTTACTAAAGAGTGGTTTTTGACTACATAATACATTTGTTTAAGAGTTAAAACGACAAGCAAACAGTGTTAAATTTAACAGATAAAACTATCAAATTTAGTTTTCTAAAAGTAGTTAAATTTAAAACAATTCAAAGTTAAATTTAAAAATATATAAATTTATAAAAACAATTCAAGGAGCCTATTTAAAGGCTCCTCTAGCAAAAAACTATCTACTATTTATTAAGGTTTGGTCAGCATTACTATAATAATGCATTATGCAATAGTAACTCCAGTGGCTCCATCTAGAGAAATGCTATCTAAATCAACGGTTGTACCTGTTAGCTTGACTAGTACGTCATCTACTGTTGTACTATCAGAGCCGTTGGCATTATTATAGAACAGGTAATTATCTCCATTATATGTGAAACCATATACCGTAGTTTCCTTATCTGCTGATGTGATACCAGGAGCTTTATCGGTAAGTGCAATAGCCGCTTTGATAGCTGCTTTTAGGGTATCGCCTGCTACAGTGCCTACGTTACCATAAGCAGTAACTGAAGCTGCAAATTTAATGCTATCCCCGGCACTAAAGTCAGTGATAGTAGCATGTTCTGGTGTATCTGCAGTCACTATTTTAGCAGCAGTAACGTTAAATACGTCATTTCCTGCTCCACCTGTTACGGTTAAACCGTCATTTACTTTACCGATAGTTATAGTGTCATTTCCGGCACTACCTTTGATTGTTGTAAGAGCTGTTTGCGCTGCATTGTGTGTGATAGTACCACTTAAAGTTCCTCCTGTTGCGCTCAAGCCACTCAAGTCTATGGTAGTTATGGCCACTGCTGCAGCGTCCGGAGCAACGGTAACTGTGTTTGCACCGCCGCCTAAGTCACCGCTTAGTGTTATAGCTGTTAAAGTAGCGCTCGTAGAATTCGCAGTAATAGTCTCAGCTGCATCACTTCCTTGTATATCCACAATTAGCTTATTCTCTACGCTTACATTTTTTAGATCAATCGCAGTAGCGGCGCTCAAACCCTTAACCCCGCTTATATCCAAACTACTTAGTTTAGTAGCATCCGTTAAAGTAAGAGTTAAAGTTCCACCACTTAAATCTCCGCTAGCGGTTATAGTTTGAGTATCGCCTTTACCTATTATTGTTAATGCATCATCTGCAGCGGCCCCACCTATTACTTGAGCATTTAAATCAGTACCGCCGGCTGCGGCAGTTATCTCTACTACGTTTTTACTGATCTCTGAACCTACATAAGTAACTTCGTTTGAAGTAATTTCTACTTTATTACCAGAAGCGCTATTTATAGTCCCTAAAACACCACCTAGATCTACGCTTACTATATCACCAGCAAGAGCTCCTATAGTAATGTTTCCTAGAGTATTTCCTGCATTTAGAGTTAGATTACCTTGAGTTGCTGATACGGCTCCTAAAGTAACATTTCCAGTAGCTGAAGAGATGATCACACTAGCATTTCCTGTTGATGAAGTTATAGCTCCTAAAGTTAATGCTCCAACATTTTCTATATTAAAGTCTACATCGCCTTTTGCAGTAGTCGTTCCTAGTTTAAACTCTCCGCTTACATTTATATTTGCTTCTAAAGATGCTAAAGTAGCAGTTCCTACGTTAACACTGTTTAAATCAGCAGAAACTCCGTTTAAGCTTAAGTTATTTAAGTTTTTCAAGCTTGTAGCAGTAGCTATGCTAAATGCTCCTTCGGTATTTACGCTAAGATTTTTTACCGAATCAAGATCCGTAGCATTTGCGCCTGTTAATGCAAACGCACCTTTATTATTTACGGTTAAATCAGTTAATTTAGCTACACCGCCAAGAGTTAAACCAACAGTATCTTTAGCTGCGTTTATATCTATTTTTGTAGCATTTGCAGCTTGAACTACGGCATCAGCAGCAGCTGTTACTTTATTTGAGTTAATTGTAAGCTCGGTTGCTTTATCGGCTACTATTTTACCTTTTGCTGCTACGCTAGCTCCCTTATCATCAACATCTGAAAAGTTAATTGTTTTTAAACTCTCGTCATTGATAGTTACTGCTTTATCAGTAGCATTATTTGCCAAGATATTAACTGTCTCTACGTTTCCGTTTGACTCAGTAACAGTTTTAGCTATATTTTTAAAGCTTAACTCTGTTACGCTCTGAGCTTTTTTCAATGATAGAGTTAAATCTTTAGTATTACCGTCTACAGTAACTTTTTCTATATTTGTTAAAGTCGGTTGAAGTGTGTCAGCAGTGCTTCCTTTGATAACTAGCTCGTCATTTCCAGCGCCACCATCAATTGCTACGTTTACTGCAACATCTTTTATAGTTATCTTATCATTACCATTTCCACCTTTAATACTAGTAACACTAGCTGATGTGCTTAAATCTGCATCCAAAGCTCCACCGAAGCTAGAAGCATCTAAAGTAGTAGTTTTTGCTCCTGTTGCTAAAGATAGATTTGCGTTTCCTTTTACAGATATACTTGCCACATCAGCACTTACAAAGCTTTGGCTTCCTGTAGTATTTAAATTTAGAGTTTCTATCTTATCGGCAGTTATTGCTACGCTAGCACCTTTAGCACCAACACCATTTACTTTTAAATTTTGCACATCAGCTGAACCATCAAGCACTTTATCCGCATATATAGAATCTACATTGAATTTATCAGCTTTTAGGTTAGTAAGCTCAACATCTACTATATTAGCAAGATTAGTAACGCTAATTCCTTTTTCGCCACTTAACGCAACTGTTTGCAATCCATCTATACCTTTAGCGTCGAATGTTCTGTTTGAAACACTACTATTAGTTAAAGATAGTTTTTCTATATTTTTGATGTAGCCGTCATCTTTTAGGCCTTTGAAGTTATTCTTCAAATCTACCTTAAGCACATCATTACCAGCACCACCATCTATCTTATCCCCAGGATTTAAAGTACTCTCAGCAGCAGTACCTACCACCCCACTAATAAGATCTCCACCCTCAGTACCAGTAATAGTATCATTCTCAGTAGTAAGAGCTATCTTATTTAAACCAGCCTCATCTATACTCTCTTTTAACCCATCAACCTCACCCTTAGCACTCTCAACACTACTACTATTACTAGTAACATTATTAATTATATCAACAGTCTTTTGTATTAAAGCATTTTGTTGATCAGGAGTAAGACCATCAAGTGGAAGTTTAGCTATAGTATCAGCAACATAATTACTAACAATTACCTTATTATTAAATAGATCTTGATTAGCCCCAGCATTACTAGGATCTTTAGCAGCATTCACGAAGTGTCCTACTAAATCAGCCTTACTTACTGTACCATTATCTAAAAGATCAACCCAATACTTAAGACCAGCTTTTTGCTCATCACTAACAAACTCAGTTAAATTAACAGCATTCTTAAATAAATGCTTTACAAACGACTCATTATTATTTAAAGTCTCGCCAAGAAAACTCTTAGTAATATCTAAATTAAGTATAGCATTAGATGTCTCAATCATACCCCATCCATTAGCACTACTCTCATTTACCCAATAAGTATTACCTTCACCCTCTGTAGGTCTTCCAAAAAGAACTATAAATAGCTCTGAAACTTCTGATTTTGAAATCATACGAACTCCTTAATAAAATAAAATAAAATCCAGACAAACAAACACTAACTAGTCTTATACTTTATTATTATACTTACAAGGTATCAAAGAGTATTTGGTTAAATAAGGTATTATTTTAAATTATAATGGTGGAATGAAAAAGAGGAGTATTAATATAATTAGATGATTAAAAGAATTATATAAAAGGATAAATGGGTTAAATAAATTGATAAATTAATCATTGATAAAACAAATTGATAAATATATAAGACGATAAACATTAAAAGAGATTATTAAGAGATTGTTTTGAATTTAAAACTCACTCATAAACATCTTTTCTATGAGCAATTTTTACTACAAGAATTACAAGTTTATCGTCTTGAATTTGAGCTATAACACGGTAATCTCCTATTCTATATCGCCACAAGCCAAGCATATTTCCTACTAGCGCTTTGCCTTCGCAACGTGGATTTTCCAAACTCTCAATGACTTTTAATTTTTTTAAAATCACGGTTTTAATGCTGCCGTCAAGTTTGGAAAATTCCTTGCTTGCACTTTTGTTAAATAAAACTTTCAAAGCAAAATTCCATATTTTTTAGACATATCGTCTATAGTATAAGTTTTTTCGTTTTCGCTATCTTTTATCGATTTAATGGCATCTTTATAATCATCAAAATCATCAAGCAAATTCGATATGGCTTCTTTAAAATAGAATGATTTGCTTCTTTTTGTCTCTTTTGCAAGATTATCTAACCTATCTGCTAAATCATCATCTAATCTGAATGAAACTTGCATTTTGCTCTCCTTTATATACTTGTATTTATTAGAAATACTAGTATAGCATTTTTAAACTTAAATTCTATTTGACTTCACTTAATTAACTATAGCTTCTTTAAATGGAGCCACTACTAGTTTATCTATAGAAAACACTGGAGACGTGACTATATCTAATGCTTCTTCTGCTTTAGAAGGTGATTTTAGTATAAATGCAAATAATGCAAACGGATTAACAACCGGCGTTATAACAGCTAATAAAGGAGCTATATCTATAAATGCAAATGGTGTTAGTGCTATAACAGTTGGAAACCTAAGCGCCAAATCATCGATAACCCTAAACGCAGGAGACGCAAGTACTTCGGTAAAAGCAGGCAATATAGCTGCAGATAGCGTAAATGTAGATCTTTCTAAAGTATTAGGTACTACAACAGTAGGTAAAATAACATCTGATAATATAATATATAAAGCTTCAGAGCTTTCAGCTGATACTGAAGGTAAGATAGCTTTAGCATCAAAAGGTAATATTCAAAATTTCAAAGCAGAAGTTACTGGTAGTTTAGGCGATGATAAAATAGAATTAACTACCGCAGCTACTACTTCATCAGTAACTCTATCAGGCGATTTGGGTGTAGGAAACGATACTGTAGATATAAATGAAACTTCAGCAGTAGACGCTCTTAAAACAGTAAATTTAAGTGGCTTAACTAATTACGCTACTTCTACAACAAAACTACAAGCAGCTGCGAACGATACTCTTACGTTTAATGGCGGAAGCGGTGATGATAGCGTAGAAGTATCAGGAACTACTATAGCATCTCTTAAGGTAATTGGTGATTTTGGTGGAGGGAACTTAGATAAGCTTACTTTAGGTACAAATACTACTGCTATAACCGGAGCCGATTCTGCAGTAACTATAGATATCACTAAAGTAACTAATGTAGATAGTACCGAGATCAACTTTACAAACGGTGCAACAGATATGAGTGATAAAGCTCTTACTATAAAGGGTAGTGAGTCAAATGACCAAGTTACTCTTAAACTACTTGCTGCTACTACTAAGGTTAAGGTAGATGGGGATTTGGGCGATGGAAACGATACGTTTGTATTTAATATAGGCGCTGCTACTGCTACAAGTATAACAGATATCGACCTTATAGGATTAAAAGGCGTTGA from Campylobacter fetus subsp. fetus includes the following:
- a CDS encoding cell surface protein, which encodes MISKSEVSELFIVLFGRPTEGEGNTYWVNESSANGWGMIETSNAILNLDITKSFLGETLNNNESFVKHLFKNAVNLTEFVSDEQKAGLKYWVDLLDNGTVSKADLVGHFVNAAKDPSNAGANQDLFNNKVIVSNYVADTIAKLPLDGLTPDQQNALIQKTVDIINNVTSNSSSVESAKGEVDGLKESIDEAGLNKIALTTENDTITGTEGGDLISGVVGTAAESTLNPGDKIDGGAGNDVLKVDLKNNFKGLKDDGYIKNIEKLSLTNSSVSNRTFDAKGIDGLQTVALSGEKGISVTNLANIVDVELTNLKADKFNVDSIYADKVLDGSADVQNLKVNGVGAKGASVAITADKIETLNLNTTGSQSFVSADVASISVKGNANLSLATGAKTTTLDASSFGGALDADLSTSASVTSIKGGNGNDKITIKDVAVNVAIDGGAGNDELVIKGSTADTLQPTLTNIEKVTVDGNTKDLTLSLKKAQSVTELSFKNIAKTVTESNGNVETVNILANNATDKAVTINDESLKTINFSDVDDKGASVAAKGKIVADKATELTINSNKVTAAADAVVQAANATKIDINAAKDTVGLTLGGVAKLTDLTVNNKGAFALTGANATDLDSVKNLSVNTEGAFSIATATSLKNLNNLSLNGVSADLNSVNVGTATLASLEANINVSGEFKLGTTTAKGDVDFNIENVGALTLGAITSSTGNASVIISSATGNVTLGAVSATQGNLTLNAGNTLGNITIGALAGDIVSVDLGGVLGTINSASGNKVEITSNEVTYVGSEISKNVVEITAAAGGTDLNAQVIGGAAADDALTIIGKGDTQTITASGDLSGGTLTLTLTDATKLSSLDISGVKGLSAATAIDLKNVSVENKLIVDIQGSDAAETITANSTSATLTAITLSGDLGGGANTVTVAPDAAAVAITTIDLSGLSATGGTLSGTITHNAAQTALTTIKGSAGNDTITIGKVNDGLTVTGGAGNDVFNVTAAKIVTADTPEHATITDFSAGDSIKFAASVTAYGNVGTVAGDTLKAAIKAAIALTDKAPGITSADKETTVYGFTYNGDNYLFYNNANGSDSTTVDDVLVKLTGTTVDLDSISLDGATGVTIA
- a CDS encoding type II toxin-antitoxin system RelE family toxin, with the protein product MKVLFNKSASKEFSKLDGSIKTVILKKLKVIESLENPRCEGKALVGNMLGLWRYRIGDYRVIAQIQDDKLVILVVKIAHRKDVYE
- a CDS encoding ribbon-helix-helix protein, CopG family, with the protein product MQVSFRLDDDLADRLDNLAKETKRSKSFYFKEAISNLLDDFDDYKDAIKSIKDSENEKTYTIDDMSKKYGILL